A genomic window from Desulfomicrobium macestii includes:
- a CDS encoding DUF927 domain-containing protein: MSYIPRQDDGPAAMERAADALEYIDAHDREIWLRMGMALKSEFGEVGFAIWDDWSGSADNYSQHDAMTVWRGIKSGGGVGIGSLFHLARENGWRDDVTYTAETMTPEQVEQRRQARMQATAQAEAEIQQEQARAAKWAVEIWHRAAPVQINPYLERKQVSSTATIRQIDVSVVNEMIGYRLKSKGEELEGDVLVVPIRRAGSTGLCSLEFIDGTGRKTALAGRGTKSGAYWATERFDRPAILLVGEGVATVLSASQDAQLPAVAALSCGNLKSVAVAMREQYPNAKIIMLADLDKQTGEPDQHAIDAAAAVDGYVAVPDFGQDRESGQTDFNDLHVAMGPDAVREFITKSSQPLKKGGAGGADGASPSGPGVKPCPTTENGSGASGAAGPKSGAAMPKGYFVNAAGLHYLDDSNPDKEPVPYRLGPVIEVLGWTRNTDSREWGQLLRWRDPDGVVHEWAMPASLLFDRAGGWVAELVRGGWIPEPGQKQRAWLAAFFSKSNPPERVRCVSSVGWHHGRFVLPDHVYGLPGAEPIVMQSAMSANPYQQAGGLAGWQETIGKWSVSNSRLTLAVCLALSGPLLAKAGMGPGGVNMFGTSSTGKSTCLLAGLSVWGGPDAKASWNATKNGLEGALEIHNDTFYALDEMSEAPGRSMSKVVYMLGNGAGRARAHQDGSARRVRKWRCAVFSTGEIRVEDKLKAEGQQCRAGHGVRLLELPADAGGGLGCWEDLHGHATGAEFSQSITDAVSDHHGHAGRAFVQNLIDREQDLTIATDLDAITKAWTPEGASGQVVRCVRRFALMAVAGELATVLEVTPWTPGHAMQMVKRCLDDWLQARGTTGDMEHGQAVQQVLSYLARYGQARFENLDTPEPGRIIDRSGFKRTSTGGRVQFVFLPDQLAAVVPGLNITQAVKSLDKAGLLRRNDKHLSQKITLPELGRCRCYVIEPPDLEGGDVC; encoded by the coding sequence ATGAGCTATATCCCACGACAGGATGATGGACCAGCGGCTATGGAGCGGGCCGCCGATGCCTTGGAGTATATCGACGCCCACGACCGCGAAATCTGGTTGCGTATGGGCATGGCCCTGAAATCAGAGTTTGGCGAAGTTGGCTTCGCTATCTGGGACGATTGGAGCGGGTCAGCGGATAACTACAGCCAGCACGACGCCATGACCGTATGGCGCGGCATCAAGTCCGGTGGCGGTGTCGGCATCGGCAGCTTGTTCCACCTGGCCAGGGAAAACGGGTGGCGCGATGACGTGACCTACACAGCCGAGACCATGACGCCGGAACAAGTCGAACAGCGCAGGCAGGCCAGGATGCAGGCGACAGCGCAGGCCGAAGCCGAGATCCAGCAAGAGCAGGCCAGGGCCGCGAAATGGGCGGTTGAGATCTGGCATCGTGCCGCGCCGGTACAGATCAATCCATACTTGGAGCGCAAGCAGGTGTCGTCAACGGCAACGATTCGGCAAATCGACGTGTCGGTGGTCAATGAGATGATCGGCTATCGGCTCAAGTCCAAGGGTGAAGAATTGGAAGGCGACGTGCTGGTGGTACCCATACGCCGGGCAGGATCGACGGGCCTATGCTCGTTGGAGTTTATCGACGGCACAGGCCGCAAGACTGCCTTGGCAGGACGCGGGACGAAATCGGGCGCATATTGGGCTACAGAGCGATTTGATCGCCCGGCCATACTTTTGGTCGGGGAAGGTGTCGCGACGGTTCTAAGCGCATCACAGGATGCACAGTTGCCAGCCGTGGCCGCCCTTTCATGCGGAAATCTGAAGTCAGTGGCCGTGGCTATGCGCGAACAGTACCCGAACGCCAAGATCATCATGCTTGCGGATCTGGATAAGCAGACCGGCGAACCTGATCAGCACGCGATTGACGCCGCCGCCGCCGTGGATGGTTATGTGGCAGTGCCGGACTTTGGCCAGGATCGGGAGTCAGGGCAAACAGACTTCAATGATCTTCACGTCGCTATGGGGCCGGACGCGGTGCGGGAATTTATCACAAAATCTTCACAACCGTTAAAAAAAGGTGGGGCAGGTGGGGCAGATGGGGCCAGCCCAAGCGGGCCGGGGGTTAAGCCCTGCCCCACTACTGAAAACGGAAGTGGGGCAAGTGGGGCAGCAGGCCCAAAAAGTGGGGCAGCGATGCCCAAGGGCTATTTCGTCAACGCCGCCGGGCTACATTATCTCGACGATTCTAATCCTGACAAGGAACCAGTGCCCTACCGCCTAGGGCCGGTCATAGAAGTGTTGGGCTGGACGCGGAATACTGACAGCAGGGAGTGGGGGCAATTACTCCGGTGGCGAGATCCTGATGGTGTTGTCCATGAATGGGCCATGCCTGCCAGCCTGCTTTTCGATCGGGCCGGGGGCTGGGTGGCGGAATTGGTGCGCGGGGGCTGGATACCGGAACCGGGACAGAAACAGCGGGCTTGGCTGGCCGCGTTTTTCTCCAAGTCGAATCCGCCGGAGCGGGTGCGGTGCGTTTCGTCGGTTGGCTGGCATCATGGCCGGTTTGTGTTGCCGGATCACGTCTATGGGCTTCCCGGTGCCGAGCCGATTGTCATGCAATCCGCCATGAGTGCGAATCCGTATCAGCAGGCCGGGGGCCTGGCCGGGTGGCAGGAAACGATAGGCAAGTGGAGTGTCAGCAACAGCCGCTTGACCCTGGCCGTATGTCTGGCCCTTTCCGGGCCGCTACTCGCCAAGGCAGGCATGGGGCCGGGTGGCGTGAATATGTTTGGCACATCGTCCACGGGCAAGAGCACCTGTCTGCTTGCCGGATTATCAGTCTGGGGTGGACCCGATGCCAAGGCCAGTTGGAACGCGACCAAGAACGGGCTGGAAGGCGCGTTGGAGATCCACAACGATACTTTCTACGCCCTGGACGAAATGAGCGAAGCCCCAGGCCGATCCATGAGCAAAGTGGTTTACATGCTGGGGAATGGAGCAGGCCGGGCACGGGCGCATCAAGACGGCAGTGCTCGACGGGTGCGGAAATGGCGGTGCGCGGTTTTTTCCACTGGTGAAATCCGAGTGGAAGACAAGCTGAAGGCAGAAGGTCAGCAGTGCCGAGCCGGTCACGGTGTCCGCCTGCTTGAATTGCCAGCGGATGCTGGGGGCGGGCTGGGATGCTGGGAAGACCTTCATGGTCATGCTACCGGGGCGGAGTTCTCGCAATCCATCACGGACGCAGTATCAGATCATCATGGGCACGCGGGCCGGGCATTTGTTCAGAACCTGATTGATCGTGAGCAGGATCTGACCATTGCCACGGATCTGGACGCCATCACAAAAGCATGGACGCCTGAAGGGGCCAGTGGGCAGGTGGTGCGATGTGTCCGCCGATTTGCGCTTATGGCCGTGGCTGGCGAACTGGCCACTGTCTTGGAAGTCACGCCCTGGACGCCGGGTCACGCCATGCAGATGGTCAAGCGGTGTCTCGACGATTGGTTGCAGGCCAGGGGCACGACCGGCGACATGGAGCACGGACAAGCAGTTCAGCAGGTGTTGAGCTACCTTGCCCGATATGGCCAGGCACGTTTTGAAAATCTGGATACGCCTGAACCGGGCCGGATTATCGATCGCAGCGGATTCAAGCGCACGTCAACAGGCGGTCGGGTGCAGTTTGTTTTCCTGCCTGATCAGTTGGCAGCAGTGGTGCCGGGCCTGAACATAACGCAGGCGGTCAAGTCCTTGGACAAGGCCGGTCTGCTACGCCGCAACGACAAGCACCTTTCGCAAAAGATCACCCTGCCCGAACTTGGGCGATGCCGATGCTATGTCATCGAACCGCCGGATCTGGAAGGGGGTGATGTATGTTGA